The DNA segment AGCATTTTTACCGTTTCTTAGAGTACAAGTCTAATGGCAGTGAATTCACTCAGTTTGTCTGAAAAcatctttatattcatttttgaaagatatttttgctgaagATAGTGTTATAAGTTGGCgggaagtttttttctttctttaataatgtCATTCCATTGTTCTGATATCCACAGTCAGTCTTAATGTTGCTCCTTTGAAGGTAATGTGTCTACTGTTCTCTAGcagattttcagatttttctctgactttggttttcagcaatttCACTGTGACATGCCCAGCAtaggtttctttgtatttattctacCTGAGGTTTACTGAGTTCCTTGAAATTGTGAGTTATTATGCCTTTCattagttttggaaaattctaGGCCATCATCTCTTCAAACATTGCTTGTACCTTATTCAATTTTTCCCTTAGGCCACATGAGTATGTACCAAATAACTCTTATGCTCTGTTCTGGATTTCTTAAAACTTCTTTTCTCATTGTGTTTCactataatatttttctaataaccAGTTTGCTATTTCTTACTTCTGCTGTATCTAGACTGCTATTAAATCCATCTAATGACTTTTTTAAGTTCGAATATCATGTTGTTGGTTCTAAAAtgtccatttgattctttttatagattccaGTATTGTTTAAATTCcccatcttttttatttctttgtcttttcctcttcttttcttttttttttgtattttttgggctgtgccacatggcttgtgggatcttagttccttgaccagggatcaaacctgggccccctgaagtggaagctcaGGGTActaaccactggaatgccagggaattcccttattttcttgaacatattaatcatagtaatttaaaaaattattttctgaataatGCCAATATCCAAATTATTTTGGGTCTCTTTCGTTTTATTTTCCTTAGcttttagtcatttttttctgtttttcacatacctcataatttatttatttattttttttgtggtacgcgggcccctttcactgttgtggcctctcccgttgtacaCGCTCCGttcgtgcaggctcagcggccatggctcacgggcccagccgctccgcggcatgtgggatcctcccggaccggggcacgaaccagtgtcccctgcatcggcaggcagactctcaaccactgcgccaccagggaagccctacctcataattttttattggatgttGGACATTACTGTTGAAAGATTATAGAGGTTTTGGATGATATGATTCTCCAAAGAAAGCTGTTTTCTTCTAGCAGGCAGAGCATTGGCAGATCACCTTGATCCTGTCAAGGCTTGGTTTGAGGCACTGTTAAGGCTGATCCATTTCAGCTTTACACTTACTCCTAGGGCATGACCCTTAACCTGGAGGATGAGGCCCTTCTGACTTCTTAATTGAAAGCCTGCGTTGTCACTCAAGGCTCCTTGACCTTTTGGGGGGCTTGAATTCCAGCCCTCTCAACAGCAACTCTGTATCTGAGAAAATTTCagctaagttcttttttttttttaacatctttattggagtataattgctttacagtggtgtgtttctgctttataacaaagtgaatcagctatacatatatccccatatcccctccctcttgctcagCTAAGTTCTTAAATCTTCCAGCTGCTGTTTTCTGCTGACCTCTTAGAGTCTCATCCTGTGCATGTGCAACTTGGAAGATGGCCAGCGACCTGAGGAGAACTTGTAGGCAGATCTTAGGGGATGGGGGTTGCCTGCGGTGTCCTCACCTCTGGGATTTTCGTGTCTCCAGTCCTAGCCATTTTCGTGGCCCTGAATTCTAACTTCTGTCTCTGCAGCTTAGTCCAATAGCTGTTTTCTAGTTGGGCTCAAGTCTGCCATGCTGGCATTTGGAAAATGGTCTTAGGAAAAGAGCCATGGCTTATAACCCCTCGAGTTCTGCTTGTGTTGGTAATTCTCCAGTGCCTTTTAACAGTTGTTTTATAAATGTTGTCTATCTTTTTTATATAGCTCTTTTCTATGGGAAGATTAGTCTAGAACAAGCTGCTCTGTCATGGCAAGATTCAGAAGTCCTCCATCTAGGTTTATGTCTTTATAAACATTTGATaagctttaaatattttctttctttcttttttttcccttcagatttTCTAACCTCTTAGGATTATGTAACCCAGActaaatatgcaaaataaatatatttttcagaactGGCTCATAAGATACATTGATATCTAGCAAAGTCAAAATCTTTTGGTCAGATATTACAAACTTGTACTTATGTTTGAACCAGAAGCATGCATGATAAAATTAGAGTTTCTTTTAGCTTATCCAATAAAAACATAACTAAtgttatataaagtatataagtTCCTGAAAGTGTTGTTTCCTAACCTATTATGTATTTTTGTGTGAAATATATACTCTGATATTATGGATGTTTGCAGGTCCCGACACAGGCGATTTTCTTACAGCCAGTCTAAATCTCGCTCCAAATCACTACCAAGGCGATCTACCTCAGCAAGGCAGTCAAGAACCCCAAGAAGGAATTCTGGTTCTAGAGGACGGTCACGGTCCAAGTCCTTGCAAAAAAGGTCCAAGTCGATAGGAAAATCACAATCAAGCTCACCTCAAAAGCAGACTAGCTCAGGAACAAAATCAAGATCACATGGAAGACATTCTGACTCCATAGCAAGATCCCCATGTAAATCTCCCAAAGGGTATACCA comes from the Pseudorca crassidens isolate mPseCra1 chromosome 13, mPseCra1.hap1, whole genome shotgun sequence genome and includes:
- the SRSF12 gene encoding serine/arginine-rich splicing factor 12 isoform X2, translating into MKSKERHPCSPSDHRRSRSPSQRRTRSRSSSWGRNRRRSDSLKESRHRRFSYSQSKSRSKSLPRRSTSARQSRTPRRNSGSRGRSRSKSLQKRSKSIGKSQSSSPQKQTSSGTKSRSHGRHSDSIARSPCKSPKGYTNSETKAQTAKHSHFRSHSRSRSYRHKNSW